In a genomic window of Corvus hawaiiensis isolate bCorHaw1 chromosome Z, bCorHaw1.pri.cur, whole genome shotgun sequence:
- the LOC125319879 gene encoding myogenesis-regulating glycosidase-like gives MDSQITHRSGKHGNVPKGYAKERPLPENVTPVKQKPSKELRPMLGAILLGLILFIAAVVAWCYYTVSLRKAERLKTELMDLRADGFIIRNQHGEVVFRLAFRSGSLDLESCSKEGEILSCSRSSRGPLNFFIQTVKPKDTVMCYRVRWEELEAGPAVEHTMFWEDAHWYGGSEMSTQHWPIRLAGYQEPVPYVTSDVYSFRDSFGGILERYWLSSKAAAIKINDSVPFHLGFNATERTLFFQARYKDSPYKPPLGQQPFPELSYRVCVGSDVTSIHKYMVRRYFNKPSKIPAENAFRYPIWSTWALYKNDIDQDKVLNFARDIKKYHFNCSHIEIDDMYTQAYGDFDFDPVKFPNVTEMFVKLKEDGFKVTLWTHPFINYNSSNFGVGIERQLFIKEPSGRLPAMVEWWNGIGAILDFTNPAARDWFQSHLRQLRHKYGISSFKFDAGETSYLPKQFSTFRPLSDPSIWSRRYTEMAIPFYELAEVRVGYQSQNISCFFRIIDRDSVWGYELGLKSLIPTVLTISMLGYPFVLPDMIGGNFLPDKTERAVEIPDRELYVRWLELSAFMPSMQFSIPPWLYDKEVVEIAQKFTELHESLVAPLLLELAGEVTDTGDPIIRPIWWISPRDEATHRIDSQFLIGDTLMVAPVLEMGKQERDVYLPAGKWRSYKGELFEKTPVLLTDYPVDLDEVAYFLWVS, from the coding sequence ATGGACAGTCAGATTACCCACCGCTCGGGAAAACATGGAAACGTTCCAAAGGGGTATGCCAAAGAAAGGCCCTTGCCTGAAAATGTCACACCGGTGAAGCAGAAGCCCTCCAAGGAGCTGAGGCCCATGTTGGGCGCCATCTTGCTGGGCCTCATCCTGTTCATTGCCGCGGTGGTGGCCTGGTGCTACTACACGGTGTCCCTGCGGAAGGCGGAGCGGCTCAAGACGGAGCTGATGGACCTGCGGGCGGACGGCTTCATCATCCGCAACCAGCACGGGGAGGTGGTGTTCCGGCTGGCCTTCCGCTCAGGCAGCTTGGACCTGGAGTCGTGCTCCAAGGAGGGCGAGATCCTGAGCTGCTCGCGCTCGAGCCGGGGGCCGCTCAACTTCTTCATCCAGACGGTGAAGCCCAAGGACACGGTGATGTGCTACCGCGTGcgctgggaggagctggaggccgGCCCGGCCGTGGAGCACACCATGTTCTGGGAGGACGCCCACTGGTACGGGGGCTCGGAGATGAGCACCCAGCACTGGCCCATCCGCCTGGCCGGCTACCAGGAGCCCGTGCCCTACGTGACCAGCGACGTCTACTCCTTCCGCGACAGCTTTGGCGGCATCCTGGAGCGCTACTGGCTCTCCTCCAAGGCGGCGGCCATCAAGATCAACGACTCTGTGCCCTTCCACTTGGGCTTCAACGCCACTGAGCGCACTCTCTTCTTCCAGGCCCGCTACAAGGACTCGCCCTACAAGCCCCCACTGGGCCAGCAGCCCTTCCCCGAGCTCAGCTACCGCGTCTGCGTGGGCTCCGACGTCACCTCCATCCACAAGTACATGGTGCGCAGGTACTTCAACAAGCCCTCCAAGATCCCTGCTGAGAACGCCTTCCGATACCCCATATGGTCCACCTGGGCCCTCTACAAGAATGATATTGACCAAGATAAAGTTCTGAATTTTGCAAGAGACATTAAGAAGTACCATTTTAACTGCAGCCACATTGAGATTGATGACATGTATACCCAAGCCTATGGGGACTTTGACTTTGACCCTGTCAAGTTCCCCAACGTAACAGAGATGTTTGTAAAGCTGAAGGAAGATGGGTTTAAGGTCACTCTGTGGACTCATCCTTTCATAAACTACAATTCCTCCAATTTTGGTGTGGGGATTGAGCGTCAGCTGTTTATCAAGGAGCCGTCAGGGCGGCTGCCGGCCATGGTGGAGTGGTGGAACGGCATTGGGGCCATCCTGGACTTCACCAACCCAGCAGCCCGGGATTGGTTCCAGAGCCACCTGCGCCAACTCCGGCACAAGTACGGCATCTCCTCCTTCAAGTTCGATGCGGGTGAGACCAGCTACCTGCCCAAGCAGTTCAGCACCTTCCGCCCGCTGTCGGACCCCAGCATCTGGTCCCGGCGCTACACAGAGATGGCCATCCCCTTCTACGAGCTGGCTGAGGTGCGAGTGGGATACCAGTCACAGAACATCTCCTGCTTCTTCCGCATCATCGACCGTGACTCTGTCTGGGGCTATGAGTTGGGCCTCAAGTCCCTCATCCCCACTGTGCTCACCATCAGCATGCTGGGGTACCCATTTGTGCTGCCGGATATGATTGGAGGAAACTTTCTCCCTGACAAAACGGAGAGGGCAGTGGAGATCCCTGACCGGGAGCTGTACGTGCGCTGGCTGGAGCTGTCGGCCTTCATGCCCTCCATGCAGTTCTCCATCCCGCCTTGGCTCTACGACAAGGAGGTGGTGGAGATTGCGCAGAAGTTCACAGAGCTCCATGAGTCACTGGtggccccgctgctgctggagctggcggGGGAGGTCACCGACACGGGCGACCCCATCATCCGTCCCATCTGGTGGATCTCCCCCCGTGACGAGGCCACTCACCGGATTGACTCCCAGTTCCTCATCGGGGACACCCTCATGGTGGCCCCGGTGCTGGAGATGGGCAAGCAGGAGCGGGATGTCTACCTGCCAGCGGGCAAATGGCGCAGCTACAAGGGGGAGCTGTTTGAGAAGACCCCGGTGCTACTCACTGACTATCCCGTTGACCTGGACGAAGTTGCCTATTTCCTCTGGGTTTCCTAA